Proteins found in one Quercus robur chromosome 2, dhQueRobu3.1, whole genome shotgun sequence genomic segment:
- the LOC126714025 gene encoding 2-methylpropanoate--CoA ligase CCL4-like — MEELRSRKANSTPLTPLGFLERAATVYGDCTSVIYNTTTYTWSQTHRRCLQLASSLSSLGIKRGQVVSVIAPNIPAMYELHFAVPMSGAILNSINTRLDARTISVLLRHSESKLVFVDHLASSLILQALSLFPPNTQRPQLVLITDDDDDDDDGGGEALSSSTVDFCCTYESLVEKGDPEFKWDEDQLSEWDPMILNYTSGTTSSPKGVVHCHRGIFFVTVTSIVDWGVPKQPVYLWTLPMFHANGWSFPWGMAAMGATNICLRKFDGPIIFDLIKKHGVTHMCGAPVVLNMLTNSPNNEKLQNPVHILTAGAPPPAAVLFRTESLGFAVSHGYGLTETAGLVVSCAWKRKWNRLPASERARLKSRQGVNIVGMTEVDVVDAESGVSVKRDGLTLGEVVLRGGAVMLGYFKDPEGTSKCMKENGWFYTGDVGVMHPDGYLEIKDRSKDVIISGGENLSSVELESVLYTHPAINEAAVVARPDEYWGETPCAFVSLKERLTSKPSEKEIMEFCRAKLPHYMVPKTVVFKDELPKTSTGKIQKFVLRDIAKAMGSSRVSRM; from the coding sequence aTGGAAGAGTTGAGGTCAAGAAAAGCAAACTCAACACCTCTAACCCCACTAGGCTTCCTAGAAAGAGCAGCCACTGTGTACGGTGACTGTACTTCCGTCATCTACAACACCACCACCTACACGTGGTCACAGACCCACCGTCGATGTCTCCAACTAGCCTCATCGCTATCATCGCTCGGCATCAAGAGAGGCCAAGTGGTGTCTGTTATAGCCCCCAACATCCCCGCCATGTACGAGCTCCACTTCGCTGTGCCCATGTCCGGTGCTATCCTCAACAGCATCAACACGCGCCTCGACGCTCGTACGATCTCCGTACTCCTCCGCCACAGCGAATCAAAACTCGTCTTCGTTGACCACCTGGCTTCCTCTCTCATCCtccaagctctctctctcttcccacCAAATACTCAACGCCCTCAACTCGTCCTCATCaccgatgatgatgatgatgatgatgatggtggtggtgaagCTCTCTCTTCCTCCACCGTTGATTTCTGCTGTACTTATGAGAGTTTGGTGGAGAAGGGTGACCCTGAATTCAAGTGGGACGAAGACCAATTATCGGAGTGGGATCCGATGATATTGAACTACACTTCGGGTACAACCTCTTCTCCGAAAGGTGTAGTTCACTGTCACAGAGGTATATTCTTCGTCACCGTTACTTCTATTGTAGATTGGGGCGTACCAAAGCAGCCTGTTTATTTGTGGACCCTACCTATGTTCCACGCTAATGGATGGAGCTTTCCGTGGGGAATGGCAGCAATGGGTGCGACCAATATTTGTCTTCGCAAATTCGATGGACCAATAATTTTTGATCTCATCAAAAAGCATGGTGTGACTCACATGTGCGGTGCACCTGTGGTGCTAAACATGTTAACAAACTCACCCAacaatgaaaagcttcaaaacCCAGTTCATATTCTCACAGCTGGAGCTCCACCACCAGCTGCTGTGCTGTTTAGGACCGAGTCCTTGGGTTTTGCGGTGAGTCATGGCTACGGGTTGACTGAAACGGCTGGACTCGTTGTTTCGTGTGCGTGGAAACGAAAGTGGAATCGTTTGCCAGCGAGTGAAAGAGCGAGGCTAAAGTCTAGACAAGGAGTGAATATCGTTGGGATGACTGAAGTGGATGTTGTGGATGCTGAGTCTGGAGTGAGTGTGAAACGGGATGGGTTAACACTCGGTGAAGTTGTACTCAGAGGTGGGGCAGTGATGCTTGGTTATTTCAAAGATCCAGAGGGTACCTCTAAATGTATGAAAGAGAATGGTTGGTTTTACACTGGCGATGTGGGAGTTATGCATCCAGATGGATATTTAGAGATCAAAGATAGATCCAAGGATGTGATCATAAGCGGTGGAGAGAATTTGAGCAGTGTGGAACTTGAGTCTGTGCTATATACACATCCAGCGATTAATGAAGCAGCTGTGGTGGCTCGGCCTGATGAGTATTGGGGTGAGACACCTTGTGCTTTTGTGAGCTTGAAGGAAAGGTTGACATCGAAGCCGAGTGAGAAGGAGATTATGGAGTTTTGTAGAGCTAAATTGCCGCACTATATGGTACCTAAGACGGTGGTGTTTAAGGATGAGCTGCCAAAGACTTCGACTGGGAAGATTCAGAAGTTTGTGCTCAGAGACATTGCCAAGGCCATGGGTTCCTCAAGGGTGAGTCGGATGTAG